The Brachyhypopomus gauderio isolate BG-103 chromosome 12, BGAUD_0.2, whole genome shotgun sequence genome window below encodes:
- the LOC143527922 gene encoding protein diaphanous homolog 1-like has product MTPRFLATVSFVSDHVCVCVYVCVFQSLLKLLPKQEQLSVLLELKDEYDDLAESEQFGVVISSVKRLKPRLTAILFRLQFDKQVNNMKPDIVAVTAACEELRQSKNFANLLEIILLMDNFMNAGSRNANAFGFSISYLCKRNGISQHLCFFAVFAEALQKDLDQMGKQIKSLEKDIETFPPPQNDKDIFVVSAQEQFEKLELMHKNMNKQYEDLAKYLVFDIKKMTLEKLFGDLNIFRNMFQQAVIENQKRKESEERMHKAKLAREKAEKEKEERQKGTNEFVGILLLIKMKMFNMK; this is encoded by the exons atgacgcctaggtttttggctactgtatCATTTGTAtctgatcatgtgtgtgtgtgtgtgtatgtgtgtgtgtttcagagtttGCTGAAGTTGTTGCCTAAGCAGGAACAGTTGAGTGTATTATTAGAGCTGAAGGATGAGTATGATGACCTTGCAGAGTCAGAACAGTTTGGAGTAGTg ATCAGTTCAGTGAAGAGACTGAAGCCCCGTCTCACCGCCATCCTGTTCCGCCTGCAGTTTGACAAGCAGGTGAACAACATGAAGCCAGATATCGTTGCAGTGACGGCAGCGTGCGAGGAGCTGAGGCAGAGCAAGAACTTTGCCAACCTCCTGGAGATCATCCTGCTGATGGACAACTTCATGAACGCAGGATCCCGTAACGCCAATGCATTCGGTTTCAGCATCAGCTACCTGTGCAAG AGAAATGGAATAAGTCAGCATCTCTGTTTCTTTGCAGTGTTTGCAGAGGCCCTGCAGAAAGATCTGGACCAAATGGGGAAGCAGATCAAGAGTCTGGAGAAGGACATAGAGACGTTCCCTCCGCCCCAGAATGACAAGGACAT TTTTGTGGTGAGCGCACAAGAGCAGTTTGAGAAGCTGGAACTCAtgcacaaaaatatgaacaagcAGTACGAAGACCTGGCCAAGTACCTGGTCTTTGATATCAAGAAGATGACCCTTGAGAAGCTGTTCGGTGACCTCAACATCTTCAGGAACATGTTCCAG CAAGCTGTGATTGAGAATCAGAAGCGTAAGGAGTCGGAGGAGAGGATGCACAAGGCGAAGCTGGCACGGGAGAAggcggagaaggagaaggaggagcgTCAGAAGGGAACCAATGAGTTCGTTGGCATACTCCTACTCATTAAGATGAAAATGTTTAACATGAAATGA